One Arcobacter sp. FWKO B genomic window, TGGAAGCCATAATATTATTCAACAACTTGTTGCAAAGGCGTTAGTTAGGGATATTAACAGTACACCAAAGACTATTTTAGAACTTGGTTGTGGTAGTGGACAAATTTATAAAAATATTAATTTTCCTGTAGATTACTATTATGGTGTAGATTTTTCACAACAAATGTGTGAATTGCATCCAAAAGGTGATGGTATAGATATTTCTTGTTTTGATTTTGATAGTGATGAATTTTATAGTGAATTTAAAAATCATAAGTATGAATTGATCTTATCTTCATCAGCCCTTCAATGGTCTAAGGATTTATCAAAGTTAGTAAAGTTTCTCTCAACCATATCAAAAGTGATAAATGTAACTTTATTTACTTCTAATACATTCAAGTCAATTTTTGATATTACAGGACAAAAATCTCCTATTTTATCTAAAGAAGAGATTATCAATGCATTTGAAAGTTCTTGTCAATGTGTTTATGAAGTTTTCCAGTATAAATTAGAATTTAATACAAAAAAAGAGTTGTTTGATTATATAAAAAAAAGTGGTGTTCGAGGTGGTCTTAACCCTCTAAAATATAAAGAATCAAAAAAACTATATACAAATTACCCATATAACTATTTAGAGTTTGAAGTAATCTTTATTAAAGCAAGTTCAAGATCATAAAGTTCATATCTTATATG contains:
- a CDS encoding methyltransferase — translated: MIEIRKEFSTHSKEYGSHNIIQQLVAKALVRDINSTPKTILELGCGSGQIYKNINFPVDYYYGVDFSQQMCELHPKGDGIDISCFDFDSDEFYSEFKNHKYELILSSSALQWSKDLSKLVKFLSTISKVINVTLFTSNTFKSIFDITGQKSPILSKEEIINAFESSCQCVYEVFQYKLEFNTKKELFDYIKKSGVRGGLNPLKYKESKKLYTNYPYNYLEFEVIFIKASSRS